The DNA region GCATTATCACCGGGGCGAAGAATGGCGTGGGATGCCGGGCGGGTCGGCAGTTGCCGTCAGGGCCGACCTCCAGGCCGGGGCCTGGAGGTCTCCCGCACCGCGTCTCTCAGGCCTGAGGCCCGACGCCGGCAGGTTGCGGCTGCGTCTGGTGTTGCTCGTGCGCCTCAGGATCATACTCCCCCAGCATCTTGTTGATCAGCTTCTCGATCTGGGTCAGTTCCTTGCCCTCGGTGGGAGTGACGAAGGTGAAAGCCTTGCCTGCCGAGCCCATCCGTCCGGTGCGGCCCACCCGGTGCACGTAATCCTCGGGGTTGGCCGGCACGTCGTAGTTGATCACGTGGCTGATCCCGGTGATATCAAGGCCCCGCGCGGCCACGTCGGTCGCCACCAGGTGCTCGATCCCGCCGGTGCGGAAATCGTCCATGATCCGCTCGCGCTTGTTCTGGCTCAGGTCGCTGTGGATACAGCGCGCCTTGAACCCCAGCTTCTCCAGCCGCAGGGACAGGGAATCGCTCATGCGCTTGGTATTGGTGAAGATGATCGACTGGGTGGGCATCTCACGGCGCAGCAGGGCGATCAGCTTGTCGATCTTTTTCCCGCGCTCCGCGGAGATGATGCGCTGCCAGATCGACTCCACCGTAATCTCATCCTTGCTCACGTAGATTTGCACCGGGTCGGTCATGTAGCGCTCGCTCAGTTCCTCGACCTCACTGTCAAGGGTGGCCGACAGCAGCATGATCTGACGCTTGTCCGGGCAGGCTTTGATGATACGGATGATGTCCTGGCGGAACCCGATGTCGAACATCCGGTCGGCCTCGTCCAGCACCAGTGTTTTAAGCTCCGAAAGGTTCACGTTGCCGCTGCCGATGTGGTCCAGCAACCGTCCCGGCGTGCCGACCATGATCTGCGGCGCGGAGATCCTGAGCGCCTCCACCTCACGGCTCACCGAGGTGCCGCCGTAGACGCTCATCACGCGGGCCTCAAGGGTGCGCCCGAAACGCTGGGCCTCCCAGGTGACCTGACGGCAGAGCTCGCGGGTGGGCACCACGATCAGTGCCTGGACCGCCGCCCGGGTCGGGTCGACCCGCTCGAAAATGGGCATCAGGAACGCGATGGTCTTGCCAGTGCCGGTCTTGGCCTGGCCCAGGATATCCCGTCCGCGGATCGCCTCGGGGATCATCTCGCGCTGGATGTCGGTGGGGATGCGGAAACGGTTGGCTGCCAGGGTGAGCACCAGGCGGTCCGACAGGCCGAGGGGCCGGAACTCGTTACCCAGGACCTCCTCGCTCTGCTCGGTGACTTCCAGCAGCTCGGGAAACTCGATGCGCTGGGCCGTGCCGCCCAGCTCGCTGCTCTTGCCCCGCCGCGGGCGGCTCCGTTTCTTGCCGCGCGCGCGCAGATGGGAGCCGGAGGAATCGCGCTCGTAACTGTCCCCCCGCTGACGCGAGGTCTCGGCGGCTTCAGCCTGCGAATCCTGACTGCCAGCGGCCGAATCCTGCGTCTGCCCGGCGCCCTGTCCCGGCGCGCCATCCTTGCGCCCTCTGCCGCGTCCGCGGCTTCTGTGGCGCGACTGACCGGGGGACTTGGGCTGTCCGCCCATGGATTTGTCGTGCTCGGTTTTCTGTGTGCGCTCGGTGCTTTCGCCCTGCTCGCGCGGCGGCCGTCTGCGACGGTTCCGTCCTCCGCGGCGAGCGCCGCCATCGGCCTGCCCCTCGCGGCTTTCCCGTTGTCCGTCCGACCGCCCAGCCTCACCTTTGCGACCGTCGCGGCCGCGCTTATCGTCCTTTTTCCCGGCGGGCTTATCCCCACCGGTGAACATACTCTTAATCTTGTCCAGAAGACCCACTTAATTCATCACCTCTGTTGAAGAAATGCTGCGAAAATCATAAAATATCCAGTCAACTGCTTTTCCATCCGGCGGCGGTTTTCCCTCCCCTCGAAACGTCCCGGCACCATTATACAAAATTCAATATAATCTATTCTGTCCATAAAAGCAGCATATTTTCATATTTCCACTCGGGGCCCCCCTGCGGATTGACATCCGCCGCAGGGACGGGTAACTTACCCTGTCCTGAATTAACGACCGAGGGAGAGACTCTGTTGCAGGTGCTCAAAGCCGAAAATATCCGCCACGATTTCGGGGCGCGGCCGCTGTTCGACGGGCTGGAGCTGGTGATCGAGGAGGGCGCGCGCCTGGGCCTGGTCGGGGCCAACGGCAGCGGCAAGACCACGTTGTTCCGTATCCTGGCCGGCCAGCTCAACCCCCTGGAGGGCAGCGTGA from bacterium includes:
- a CDS encoding DEAD/DEAH box helicase, whose amino-acid sequence is MGLLDKIKSMFTGGDKPAGKKDDKRGRDGRKGEAGRSDGQRESREGQADGGARRGGRNRRRRPPREQGESTERTQKTEHDKSMGGQPKSPGQSRHRSRGRGRGRKDGAPGQGAGQTQDSAAGSQDSQAEAAETSRQRGDSYERDSSGSHLRARGKKRSRPRRGKSSELGGTAQRIEFPELLEVTEQSEEVLGNEFRPLGLSDRLVLTLAANRFRIPTDIQREMIPEAIRGRDILGQAKTGTGKTIAFLMPIFERVDPTRAAVQALIVVPTRELCRQVTWEAQRFGRTLEARVMSVYGGTSVSREVEALRISAPQIMVGTPGRLLDHIGSGNVNLSELKTLVLDEADRMFDIGFRQDIIRIIKACPDKRQIMLLSATLDSEVEELSERYMTDPVQIYVSKDEITVESIWQRIISAERGKKIDKLIALLRREMPTQSIIFTNTKRMSDSLSLRLEKLGFKARCIHSDLSQNKRERIMDDFRTGGIEHLVATDVAARGLDITGISHVINYDVPANPEDYVHRVGRTGRMGSAGKAFTFVTPTEGKELTQIEKLINKMLGEYDPEAHEQHQTQPQPAGVGPQA